A portion of the Syngnathoides biaculeatus isolate LvHL_M chromosome 7, ASM1980259v1, whole genome shotgun sequence genome contains these proteins:
- the tm6sf2b gene encoding transmembrane 6 superfamily member 2b — translation METFVFLFSLSALGVLYCMNAIPALQAPYVILVIGIAVLILVFIFYLLVTRGNPPKDALFFVFAEFSFTCVIDLTSALEYDGIISGFMEFYRKTGEPYLGTAYAIMMCYWDGIAHFIMYLIMIGKIMDRKGYRTLGLFWAGSLCANMSVFITGIVAGRYGAEIRPAFWLNFLFLLMPAWAAVTLFTRPKDRPLIGGYNAQHAQSMKLIWRPMDLMLMLLLLGAMAFTVLRGLVALDSPLAACSFYAKHYEPYLRDPVGYPRVMMLHMFFYGLPLLTAFVYGLLKPGCTWMPDWTVFYSGAMIQCQWAHIGGYLHPHTKAPYRIPNGVFWPVLAANLVYAVTPLLVALRVRSNPYFFLRVAPFPGQTGLPNSEEKDTKYKNK, via the exons GCCATACGTGATCCTGGTGATTGGCATTGCCGTACTGATTCTCGTATTCATCTTCTACCTCCTCGTCACTCGTGGCAACCCACCGAAAGACGCCTTATTCTTCG TTTTTGCAGAATTTTCCTTCACGTGTGTCATTGACCTGACCAGCGCCTTGGAGTACGATGGCATCATCTCCGGCTTTATGGAGTTCTATCGCAAGACA GGGGAGCCTTACCTGGGCACAGCCTACGCCATCATGATGTGCTACTGGGACGGAATTGCTCATTTTATCATGTACCTCATAATGATCGGGAAGATCATGGATAG AAAAGGGTACCGCACACTGGGCCTGTTCTGGGCTGGCTCCCTGTGCGCCAACATGAGTGTGTTCATCACTGGCATTGTGGCAG GGCGATACGGCGCCGAGATCCGTCCGGCCTTCTGGCTCAACTTCCTCTTCCTGCTGATGCCTGCGTGGGCAGCGGTCACACTGTTCACTCGGCCCAAAGACAGGCCGCTGATTGGTGGATATAAC GCTCAGCACGCTCAGAGCATGAAGCTCATCTGGCGACCGATGGATCTAATGCTGATGCTTCTCCTCCTGGGCGCCATGGCCTTCACTGTCCTCCGAGGGCTG GTGGCGCTAGACTCGCCACTTGCAGCGTGTTCCTTCTACGCGAAGCACTACGAGCCCTACCTGCGGGATCCTGTGGGCTATCCCAGGGTGATG ATGCTGCACATGTTCTTCTACGGGCTACCGCTGCTAACAGCGTTTGTTTACGGTCTCCTCAAGCCAGGCTGTACGTGGATGCCTGACTGGACTGTGTTTTATTCAGGAGCGATGATCCAG TGCCAGTGGGCTCACATCGGCGGGTACCTCCACCctcacacaaaagccccctatCGTATCCCGAACGGTGTGTTCTGGCCTGTGCTAGCAGCCAATCTGGTGTATGCCGTCACCCCCCTCCTGGTGGCTTTGCGTGTGCGCAGTAATCCTTATTTTTTCCTGAGGGTCGCCCCCTTCCCTGGGCAAACCGGCCTGCCGAATAGTGAGGAAAAAGATAccaagtacaaaaataaatag